A stretch of Schistocerca nitens isolate TAMUIC-IGC-003100 chromosome 6, iqSchNite1.1, whole genome shotgun sequence DNA encodes these proteins:
- the LOC126263573 gene encoding cilia- and flagella-associated protein 251-like, producing MGTRQKGILKDWKPRPIKGCRAKEEEEELEEEELEDEEEELEEEEEVEETRKQRVNKDIKKYLFEYEKKTSSRGILKDWKPRPIKGCRAKEEEEELEEEEEEEKLEDEEEELEEEEEVEETRKQ from the exons ATGGGCACAAGACAAAA GGGCATATTAAAGGACTGGAAGCCGAGACCCATCAAGGGCTGTAgggctaaagaagaagaagaagaatt agaagaagaagaattagaagatgaggaagaagaattagaagaagaagaggaagttgaAGAAACACGCAAACAAAGAGTAAATAAagacattaaaaaatatttattcgagTACGAAAAAAAAACAAGTTCTAGGGGCATATTAAAGGACTGGAAGCCGAGACCCATCAAGGGCTGTAgggctaaagaagaagaagaagaattagaagaagaagaagaagaagaaaaattagaagatgaggaagaagaattagaagaagaagaggaagttgaAGAAACACGCAAACAATGA